A single region of the Streptomyces caelestis genome encodes:
- a CDS encoding MCE family protein, whose protein sequence is MITRTVKAQLIAFATMTAVGVSYVGAEYTGLVDEVLDRGYTVRADFADSGGVFPGAEVTYRGVPVGKVGALRLTGPDGVSVTLDIEDGAPRIPADTLAVVANRSAVGEQYVDLQPRTSRGPYLLSGSTIPRESTRVPLPATDMVLSLDRLVNSVGKDDLRVTVDELGKAFAGTGPNLSRLVDSGNTLVESASEALPETIALIEDSRKVLKTQADQGSSIKSFARDLAALSAQLKASDGDLRKLIGNARPAAQELNALLKSTGPQLSVLLANLISGGQVTLARLPGVEQALVTFPLMVAGSYTVVPGDGTTHFGLVLNADDPPACTQGYGTARRDPADTSTREANTDARCTLPRGSESSVRGAQNAPGASRDGGADQAAYVTPYDPETGSTAGPDGRNVEIGSTGGQQAVFGKESWQWLLVGPMA, encoded by the coding sequence GTGATCACCCGTACGGTCAAGGCGCAACTGATCGCCTTCGCCACCATGACCGCCGTGGGCGTGTCGTACGTCGGTGCCGAGTACACGGGTCTGGTGGACGAGGTCCTGGACCGCGGCTACACCGTGCGGGCCGACTTCGCCGACTCCGGGGGTGTCTTCCCCGGCGCCGAGGTCACGTACCGCGGGGTGCCGGTCGGCAAGGTCGGCGCGCTGCGCCTGACCGGCCCGGACGGGGTCTCGGTCACGCTCGACATCGAGGACGGGGCGCCGCGCATCCCGGCGGACACACTGGCGGTGGTGGCGAACCGATCGGCCGTGGGGGAGCAGTACGTCGACCTCCAGCCCCGCACCTCCCGCGGCCCCTACCTGCTCAGCGGCAGCACGATCCCGCGCGAGAGCACGCGGGTGCCGCTGCCGGCGACGGACATGGTCCTCAGCCTGGACCGCCTGGTGAACTCGGTCGGCAAGGACGACCTGCGGGTCACGGTCGACGAGTTGGGCAAGGCTTTCGCCGGCACCGGCCCGAACCTGAGCCGCCTGGTGGACTCGGGCAACACCCTCGTCGAGTCGGCGTCCGAGGCGCTGCCCGAGACCATCGCCCTGATCGAGGACTCACGGAAGGTCCTGAAGACACAGGCCGACCAGGGCTCGTCGATCAAGTCGTTCGCGCGCGATCTGGCCGCTCTCTCGGCTCAGTTGAAGGCAAGCGACGGGGACCTGCGCAAGCTGATCGGCAACGCGAGGCCGGCGGCGCAGGAGCTGAACGCGCTGCTGAAGTCGACCGGGCCGCAGCTGTCGGTCCTGCTGGCCAACCTGATCAGCGGCGGCCAGGTCACGCTGGCCCGCCTCCCCGGCGTCGAGCAGGCCCTGGTCACCTTCCCGCTGATGGTCGCGGGCAGCTACACGGTCGTCCCGGGCGACGGCACCACCCACTTCGGCCTGGTGCTGAACGCCGACGACCCGCCCGCCTGCACCCAGGGGTACGGCACGGCACGCCGCGACCCCGCGGACACCAGCACACGCGAGGCGAACACCGACGCCCGCTGCACGCTCCCGCGCGGCAGCGAGTCGTCGGTACGGGGCGCGCAGAACGCCCCGGGCGCGTCGAGAGACGGCGGCGCCGACCAGGCGGCGTACGTCACCCCGTACGACCCGGAGACCGGCAGCACCGCCGGCCCGGACGGAAGGAACGTCGAGATCGGCTCGACGGGCGGCCAGCAGGCCGTGTTCGGAAAGGAGTCGTGGCAATGGCTGCTCGTTGGCCCCATGGCATGA